The Triticum aestivum cultivar Chinese Spring chromosome 7B, IWGSC CS RefSeq v2.1, whole genome shotgun sequence genome window below encodes:
- the LOC123155877 gene encoding uncharacterized protein yields the protein MPAPPAQPPSRRSPPTLACPPPAILWLTATVGGPPVRLTVGARPTVSPVALGACPWPVPHIAECDSSVLHTADNKDCTTPRQRRSFSVSRCVLPLRHLWNSSCTHAMATDSMVCRSTMLRLQNLQM from the exons ATGCCAGCCCCGCCAGCGCAACCTCCCTCGCGCCGCTCACCCCCGACCCTCGCCTGTCCGCCTCCGGCTATCCTGTGGCTTACAGCGACCGTCGGCGGCCCGCCCGTCCGCCTCACCGTCGGCGCCCGCCCGACCGTCTCCCCTGTGGCGCTCGGCGCCTGTCCCTGGCCCGTCCCCCACATAGCCGAGTGCGACTCCTCCGTTCTCCACACGGCCGACAACAAAGACTGCACGACGCCACGACAACGTAGAAGCTTCTCCGTTAGCAGATGTGTTCTTCCTCTGCGCCACCTGTGGAACAGTTCGTGCACCCATGCCATGGCCACTGATTCGATGGTCTGCAG ATCGACAATGTTGAGGTTGCAAAACTTGCAGATGTGA